A stretch of Zootoca vivipara chromosome 13, rZooViv1.1, whole genome shotgun sequence DNA encodes these proteins:
- the LOC118095350 gene encoding mucin-2-like, with protein sequence MGKVLPLLLFFIFHCSTFSSEAGGFRDEVRDKIQTRDLEKLETQLMGKEEDRKGQKAALDSRHSRVLKTDMSPATNDTQRQNPSTATMHTSTSTEEMTGTTSPSPNTSSASEYTISESTDASNVPVFTSTPPEGTSFSSPDTSSTTEDITTDASTVSTFTSVTQESTSFSSPDTSSTTEDITTDASTVSTLTSVTPESTSFPSPDTSSTTEDITTDASTVSTLTSVTPESTSFPSPDTSSTTEDITTDASTFSTLTSVTPEGTSFSSPDTSSTTEDITTDASTVSTLTSVTPESTSFSSPDTSSTTEDITTDASTVSTLTSVTPESTSFPSPDTSSTTEDITTDASTVSTFTSVTPEGTSFSSPDTSSTTEDITTDASTISTLTSVTPEDTTFSSPDTSSTTEDITTDASTISTLTSVTPEGTSFSSPDTSSTTEDITTDASTVSTLTSVTPESTSFPSPDTSSTTEDITTDASTVSTLTSVTPEGTSFSSPDTSSTTEDITTDASTISTLTSVTPEGTSFSSPDTSSTTEDITTDASTVSTLTSVTPESTSFPSPDTSSTTEDITTDASTISTLTSVTPEGTSFSSPDTSSTTEDITTDASTVSTLTSVTPEGTSFSSPDTSSTTEDITSESTVASTYITTTTTTIVTNNSTIVSDMTTPQVSTINSTISPPATPTNPDTQSSHTTTPQENKCENGGTYDGVKCLCLDNLFHGPRCELGNDEIVSATLNVPMELDAQVKITNRLYQKEYNDTNSTEFKKLKAEFKMEMRQIYKNVDGYRDVEIVSVMNGSIDVNFTIIMEIKMPNNVSAIDREVGNRTKELVKQLEDASANSCTPQDQDYCFRVLVPPALIRNFSAEDYCKNITTSNYSAYYYADTSTGILRCITNCIKDTKTSWNCHYGECRVLQTGPVCLCSDMDKFWYTGDFCETRFQKSEVGLGIGLAILFVASAVLAFFLFRAMRQKSKESFLDGEELWYVEDEEEEWKPPGGLSIMNKAAYVDGLEGRKRVFRPTLDAVDTEMQLRFQKPNITSQL encoded by the exons ATGGGGAAAGTTCTgccccttctcctcttcttcatcttccACTGTTCCACTTTCAGCTCTGAAGCAG GTGGATTCAGAGATGAAGTCAGAGACAAAATTCAGACTCGGGATCTTGAAAAATTGGAAACGCAGTTGATGGGAAAAGAGGAAGATAGAAAAGGCCAGAAAGCGGCACTTGATTCCAGACATAGCAGAGTTCTCAAAACGGACATGTCTCCTGCCACGAATGACACACAAAGGCAGAATCCCAGCACAGCCACAATGCACACAAGCACAAGCACAGAAGAAATGACTGGAACTACTTCCCCCTCACCCAACACCAGCAGCGCAAGTGAGTACACCATCTCAGAGTCCACAGATGCCAGCAATGTCCCAGTGTTTACAAGCACGCCACCAGAGGGCACAAGTTTCTCCTCACCTGACACGAGCAGCACAACGGAAGACATCACCACTGATGCCAGCACCGTCTCAACTTTCACAAGCGTGACACAAGAGAGCACAAGTTTCTCCTCACCTGACACGAGCAGCACAACGGAAGACATCACCACTGATGCCAGCACCGTCTCAACTCTCACAAGTGTGACACCAGAGAGCACAAGTTTCCCCTCACCTGACACAAGCAGCACAACGGAAGACATCACCACTGATGCCAGCACCGTCTCAACTCTCACAAGTGTGACACCAGAGAGCACAAGTTTCCCCTCACCTGACACGAGCAGCACAACGGAAGACATCACCACTGATGCCAGCACCTTCTCAACTCTCACaagtgtgacaccagagggcacaaGTTTCTCCTCACCTGACACGAGCAGCACAACGGAAGACATCACCACTGATGCCAGCACCGTCTCAACTCTCACAAGTGTGACACCAGAGAGCACAAGTTTCTCCTCACCTGACACGAGCAGCACAACGGAAGACATCACCACTGATGCCAGCACCGTCTCAACTCTCACAAGTGTGACACCAGAGAGCACAAGTTTCCCCTCACCTGACACAAGCAGCACAACGGAAGACATCACCACTGATGCCAGCACCGTCTCAACTTTCACaagtgtgacaccagagggtACAAGTTTCTCCTCACCTGACACGAGCAGCACAACGGAAGACATCACCACTGATGCCAGCACCATCTCAACTCTCACAAGTGTGACACCAGAAGACACAACTTTCTCCTCACCTGACACGAGCAGCACAACGGAAGACATCACCACTGATGCCAGCACCATCTCAACTCTCACaagtgtgacaccagagggcacaaGTTTCTCCTCACCTGACACGAGCAGCACAACGGAAGACATCACCACTGATGCCAGCACCGTCTCAACTCTCACAAGTGTGACACCAGAGAGCACAAGTTTCCCCTCACCTGACACAAGCAGCACAACGGAAGACATCACCACTGATGCCAGCACCGTCTCAACTCTCACaagtgtgacaccagagggcacaaGTTTCTCCTCACCTGACACGAGCAGCACAACAGAAGACATCACCACTGATGCCAGCACCATCTCAACTCTCACaagtgtgacaccagagggcacaaGTTTCTCCTCACCTGACACGAGCAGCACAACGGAAGACATCACCACTGATGCCAGCACCGTCTCAACTCTCACAAGTGTGACACCAGAGAGCACAAGTTTCCCCTCACCTGACACAAGCAGCACAACGGAAGACATCACCACTGATGCCAGCACCATCTCAACTCTCACaagtgtgacaccagagggcacaaGTTTCTCCTCACCTGACACGAGCAGCACAACAGAAGACATCACCACTGATGCCAGCACCGTCTCAACTCTCACaagtgtgacaccagagggcacaaGTTTCTCCTCACCTGACACGAGCAGCACAACGGAAGACATCACCTCAGAGTCCACTGTTGCCTCAACATATattaccaccaccacaacaacaattgTCACCAATAATTCAACAATAGTTAGTGACATGACAACACCTCAAGTTAGTACCATTAATTCTACCATATCTCCTCCTGCAACACCCACGAACCCAGATACCCAGAGCAGCCACACCACTACTCCTCAAG AAAACAAATGTGAAAATGGAGGAACGTATGATGGTGTTAAGTGTCTGTGCCTTGACAATTTATTCCATGGGCCACGGTGTGAACTCGGTAATGATGAGATCGTTTCGGCTACAT TAAATGTGCCCATGGAATTGGATGCCCAGGTGAAGATCACCAACAGGCTGTACCAAAAGGAATACAACGACACAAACTCGACAGAGTTTAAAAAACTGAAGGCAGAATTTAAGATGGAG ATGAGGCAAATTTACAAGAATGTGGACGGATACCGCGATGTGGAGATAGTGAGCGTGAT GAATGGCAGCATCGACGTGAACTTCACAATCATCATGGAAATCAAAATGCCAAACAACGTCAGTGCTATCGATAGAGAGGTCGGCAACCGGACCAAGGAGCTCGTGAAGCAATTGGAAGACGCCAGCGCCAACAGCTGTACCCCGCAGGACCAAG ACTACTGTTTCCGTGTTTTAGTGCCCCCCGCTCTGATTAGAAATTTTTCGGCAGAAG atTATTGCAAAAATATCACCACGTCTAATTATTCAGCCTACTATTACGCCGATACTTCCACAGGAATCTTGCGCTGTATTACCAACTGCATCAAGGACACCAAGACCTCCTGGAACTGCCACTACGGAGAGTGTCGCGTTCTTCAAACAGGCCCCGTGTGCTT GTGCAGTGATATGGACAAGTTTTGGTACACAGGTGATTTTTGCGAGACACGCTTCCAGAAGAGTGAGGTGGGCCTTGGTATTGGACTCGCCATCTTGTTTGTGGCCAGTGCCGTCCTGGCTTTCTTTCTCTTCAGAGCCATGAGGCAGAAATCTAAAGAGAG CTTCCTTGACGGAGAGGAGCTTTGGTATGTGGAGGATGAAGAGGAAGAGTGGAAGCCTCCCGGAGGCCTGAGCATCATGAATAAAGCAGCCTATGTGGATG GACTTGAAGGCAGAAAACGGGTATTCAGACCAACTCTTGATGCAGTAGATACTGAAATGCAG